In the Corynebacterium anserum genome, AAGACATCAGCTGTGACCTGGCCTCCACCGGCAAGCTCAGCCCAAAAACCAGCATTAGCTGCTGCCGCCACGATATCCGGATCTACTGTCGTCGGCGTCATACCAGCCAAAATGATCGGGGAATTGCCCGTTAATCGGGTGAAAGCGGTCTCCACGGCGAGTCCACGTTCCCCTGGAAGTTCCACCAACTTCGGAGCAAAACGCGACCAATCAGCGCTAGGTTCCGGCATCTTCCCGGAGGCAGAGAGACGGTCAATGTCGTCCAGAGTGGAGGCATTCACCACTCCGGCGCCCGTTCCTTCGATAATCTCCTCGGTGATTCGTCGAACCGCAGACCCCGGTCCGAGATCTATCAGCCACTGTGCGGCCTCTTTCCCCTCCCTCTCCGTAATGGCATCGACCACCTCACAAGGCCAATCGACGCGGTTGACCATCACCGCGGCCGCCAGATCTGCAGCTAATTGTTCATCAAGCTGGCATGCCTTAGCCCATTCCGCGACCTGATCAACAGCCTTATCCAACATGGTGTGGTGGAAAGGCGCCGCGACGTCAAGATGTTCACACACAATCTCCAGAGGTGCTCCGCCAGAGGTCTTCGCGGCACGAGCCTTCTCATCCGCCTCCATCTCCTCCTGCACAGCTCGTTCCACACGCTCCAAATCGGCGGGAGTACCAGAGACTACATGGCGAATACGTGTGTTGGTCAACGCCAATTGCGCACCAGAATCCGACTGCTCCAGTATCTGGCGTAAACCCGCCGACGTAACGCCAGAGAGGGCCAGCATAGGGGTTCGCGTGGAGTGAGAAAGCTCCGCTGCACGAGCAGCGCGTGAGGCGGCAGCGCCGATGAGACGTGCGATGGCGAATACTTCCGCTATTGTCCGTTCCGATGTGGCTGTGTCAGTTGTGGCGTCGATAAAGGCATCGACAATGCGCGCCCCCAGAACACCCTGGCTGTGCCCAAGCACCGCAACCGGACGATGAACCCGCACATCCAGACCCGCAGAAGCCATTGCGAGAACCTGCGCATACTGCGTGGCCGTGATGCCTGGTACCGATACAGCGGCATCAGTTGGATGGGGAGCCTCAGCCAAGTGCTCGGCACTCAAGCCACCTGCTCCTACGGCGGTGAGTTGGGCGATGACCGGAGCCAGCACCTTGTCGGAGGAAAGAATGAGCTCACGCAGTTTGTGAGCGAGGTGAGGATCCGTCAACTGCTCAGTGAGCAGCTCCTGCCACGGGCTGGACTGTCCCGCCAGAAGTAGTGCGAATGGCTCGTTGGTGACGCGAGTAAAGAAGCTCGTAGCCATAAAAGGGCATACCTTCCTGAATAATTGGTGCGCACATGCGCGAGAAAATGTGGGGTAAAACTGGGCCTACAGCGGCCCGTTGTTGTGGCGCTTCAAGCCGGAATGGGTGCGATCCTTGCTGCGCAGCACCTCGAGAGACTCAGCGATTGCCTGGCGGGTGTCCGAGGGTTCAATAATCCCGTCCAGTTCGCCGGAAGCCACGGAAAGATTGGGGTTGATGTTTTCTGCCGCATACGCGTCTGACAGTTCCTTGGCCTTAGCTGCCATCGCTGCCGGATCCGGACCTGCGGCCTTAATTTCACGGCGGTTCAGAATGCTCACTGCACCATCGGCGCCCATCACGGCAATCTCTGCATCCGGCCAGGCGTAAGCAAAATCGGCTCCAATCGATTTTGAACCCATCACGATGTATGCACCACCATATGCCTTGCGCAGCGTGATGGTGACGAGAGGAACGGTGGCGTTAGCGTAAGCAAAGATGAGCTTTGCGCCTCGTCGAATGATGCCTGCTTGCTCCTGATCCGTACCCGGGCGATAACCTGGTACATCCACAAGTGTGACCACGGGTAATCCGAAAGCGTCACAGCAGCGCACAAAACGCGCAGCCTTTTCGGAAGAATCCACGTCCAAGGTGCCGGCATTATGCATCGGCTGGTCAGCGACAATGCCAACGGACTCGCCGTTGATACAGGCAAACCCGACGACTATTGACGGGGCAAAATACTCCTGGACTTCGACAAACTCACCGTGATCAACGAGGGATTCTACGACCTCAACCATGTCATAGGGCTGTCGGGAATCATCGGGAACAAGTTCCTTCACTTTCGCAGCTGCTTGTTCATCGGAAGCAGCGGTGGAGTAGCTATACCGCGGCGGCAGCTCGTCACAGTGATTCGGCAGATATGTCAGCAGGCTCTGCACATAGTCCAAAGCATCTTCTTCGTCTTCACCCAAATAGTGAGCCACACCAGACTGCACGTTGTGCAGCTCAGCTCCACCGAGTTCGGCGGAAGTGACATCCTCACCGGTGACCGCGCGAACCACGTCCGGTCCGGTAACGAACATGTGGGAGTTCTCTCGGGTCATAATGACGAAGTCAGTTAGTGCTGGGGAATAAACAGCTCCACCAGCACACGGTCCCAAAATCACGGAGATTTGGGGAATCATGCCCGAGGCTTTGCAAGAGCGTTTGAAGATTCGCCCATATTCGGACAGCGCCTGCACGCCCTCTTGGATGCGAGCACCACCGGAATCCAGAATCGAAATAATCGGAATGCGCATGGCCATCGCTTTATCCATGAGAGCACAAATCTTGGTGCCCTCAACCTTTCCGAGTGTGCCACCTTTAATGGAAAAGTCCTGGGCGTAAACAGCAACCTTGCGGCCTGAAATCTCACCAAACCCGGTGATGACGGATGCCCCTAGAAAACCTTCCGAGGCATGGCCTCCAGCAAAACGCCCGACTTCAACGAAGGAATCCTCATCAAGCAGTAGCGCCAAACGCTCACGAGCGGTTTTCTTGCCCTTAGCGTGCTGAAAGTCCTGAGCTTTGTGCTCAGCTTTAAGCTCCAATGCGGCGTAGTCCACGCGATTGACGTTCTGGACAGAACGTTGCCCCGCCCCCATGGAGTCCGCCGACATGCCGGGTTGCACTGTAGGTGGGAGCTTCAGAGCAATAGACGAGTGATCATTGTTTCTACGGCCGAGTACTCGGCCGACCTGTGTACGAAGAGATTGAATACCCATGAGTTCCTAGACTTCCTCTCCAGGGTTTGCGGATTCCTTTACAGCCACACGCAGCAGTGGGGTGCCTGCCGGGACGTTCTGGGAGACATCCACCAGAATTTCCTCGACCACTCCAGAGACTGTGGAGTGGATGTATTTCTCCATCTTCATGGCCTCAAGGACGATCAACACGTCCCCCTCATTGACCTCTTGACCAGGCTGAACGGGCAAGCGCACCACAATGGCCTGCATTGGGGAAGCCAAAACACCATCAGCTCCAACAGCACCGTCTCCCGTAGGTGCAGGCGCTGCCTCCATCCTCCGCGACGAGCCACGGCGCGGTTGTGCTGGACGCTGCTCCGAGACTCCCCCAGCATGTCCACCGAACCCAGCGAAAATGTCGGAGGGAA is a window encoding:
- a CDS encoding acyl-CoA carboxylase subunit beta — encoded protein: MSADSMGAGQRSVQNVNRVDYAALELKAEHKAQDFQHAKGKKTARERLALLLDEDSFVEVGRFAGGHASEGFLGASVITGFGEISGRKVAVYAQDFSIKGGTLGKVEGTKICALMDKAMAMRIPIISILDSGGARIQEGVQALSEYGRIFKRSCKASGMIPQISVILGPCAGGAVYSPALTDFVIMTRENSHMFVTGPDVVRAVTGEDVTSAELGGAELHNVQSGVAHYLGEDEEDALDYVQSLLTYLPNHCDELPPRYSYSTAASDEQAAAKVKELVPDDSRQPYDMVEVVESLVDHGEFVEVQEYFAPSIVVGFACINGESVGIVADQPMHNAGTLDVDSSEKAARFVRCCDAFGLPVVTLVDVPGYRPGTDQEQAGIIRRGAKLIFAYANATVPLVTITLRKAYGGAYIVMGSKSIGADFAYAWPDAEIAVMGADGAVSILNRREIKAAGPDPAAMAAKAKELSDAYAAENINPNLSVASGELDGIIEPSDTRQAIAESLEVLRSKDRTHSGLKRHNNGPL